One window from the genome of Sphingobacteriales bacterium encodes:
- a CDS encoding transcriptional regulator, giving the protein MTESEKADKKSLRLFLNANPDWRALAQDCVCFANAKGGKILIGVEDHAETPPYGQKIPSKLTEQIRKRIGELTINVGINVELRTAENKAEYIEITILPSASTIASTTDGQYYIRIADHCKPVLPDDLTRLFTDKPAFQWETKVVGKNYWNTCDKNKLTRFLNDIQQSQRVSDFVKQKSEEELLNHYQFIDFDGNLTNLGILWIGTQQQRARLLYAPVVQFIKYNERDEKVRKEVWDDFSLNPKELIEAIWNTLPEWKEGIEISEGILGRRIIYHYNENVVRELLANALVHRPYSTRGDIFINLFPDRLEVHNPGLLPLGVTPQNILHQSVKRNEHLSKVFYDLGLMEREGSGYDKIYEIQVSEAKPLPEVEEGNDRVTVTLYNQIKRPDIINLIENLKKQFHLTQKEIICMGIIAQYQSILATEFSRLIQSQNDKQIKNWLGSLLDYQIIKTKGRTKGTEYFVNPKILKGTPLAITKLNKIEIHRLKELILTDLHDFGRSKLNEIHERIGKEIPERKIRKAINELIAENKITTQGSRKFRTYSLNSSLNKNEGK; this is encoded by the coding sequence GTTGAAGACCATGCCGAAACTCCTCCGTACGGTCAAAAAATTCCGTCTAAACTTACTGAACAAATTCGCAAACGCATCGGAGAACTTACCATAAACGTGGGCATAAATGTAGAACTGAGAACAGCCGAAAATAAAGCGGAGTATATTGAAATAACCATACTTCCTTCTGCCTCTACGATTGCCTCAACAACCGATGGTCAGTATTACATCCGCATTGCCGACCATTGCAAACCTGTTTTACCCGATGACCTCACACGTCTTTTTACCGATAAACCTGCCTTTCAGTGGGAAACCAAAGTGGTTGGCAAAAACTATTGGAACACCTGCGACAAAAATAAACTCACCCGATTTTTAAACGATATTCAACAATCGCAAAGGGTGTCTGATTTTGTAAAACAAAAATCAGAAGAAGAACTTTTAAATCACTATCAATTTATTGATTTCGATGGAAATCTCACCAATTTAGGTATTCTGTGGATTGGTACACAGCAACAACGGGCCCGCCTGCTTTATGCTCCTGTGGTTCAATTTATTAAGTATAATGAACGGGACGAAAAGGTTCGCAAAGAAGTGTGGGACGATTTTTCGCTCAATCCCAAAGAACTCATTGAAGCTATCTGGAACACTTTACCCGAGTGGAAAGAAGGCATTGAAATTTCGGAAGGCATTCTGGGAAGACGCATCATTTATCACTACAACGAAAATGTAGTAAGAGAACTGCTTGCCAATGCTTTGGTACACCGCCCATACTCAACACGGGGTGATATTTTCATTAACCTGTTTCCCGACAGGCTCGAAGTTCATAACCCGGGGCTCCTTCCATTGGGTGTTACACCACAAAATATTTTGCATCAATCGGTAAAACGAAACGAGCATCTCTCAAAAGTGTTTTATGACCTGGGACTAATGGAACGCGAAGGCAGCGGTTACGATAAAATCTACGAAATTCAGGTTTCAGAAGCAAAACCCCTGCCCGAAGTTGAAGAAGGCAACGACCGTGTTACTGTTACATTGTACAATCAAATCAAACGACCTGATATTATTAACCTTATTGAAAATCTTAAAAAACAATTCCACCTTACCCAAAAAGAAATTATCTGCATGGGTATTATTGCTCAATACCAATCCATTTTGGCTACCGAATTCTCCCGGCTGATACAATCGCAGAATGACAAACAAATTAAAAACTGGCTTGGCAGTTTATTGGATTATCAAATCATCAAAACCAAAGGCAGAACCAAAGGCACCGAGTATTTTGTGAATCCTAAAATCTTGAAAGGAACGCCTTTAGCCATTACAAAACTTAATAAAATTGAGATACATCGCTTAAAAGAACTCATCTTAACCGATTTACACGATTTTGGTAGAAGTAAGTTAAATGAAATACATGAACGAATTGGTAAAGAAATACCTGAAAGAAAAATCAGAAAAGCAATAAATGAATTAATTGCTGAAAATAAAATTACGACTCAAGGCAGCAGAAAATTCAGAACGTATTCACTTAATTCATCATTAAACAAAAATGAAGGGAAATAA